A genome region from Acinetobacter lwoffii includes the following:
- the elsL gene encoding cell wall-recycling L,D-carboxypeptidase ElsL, producing the protein MNTLHLDQADILIDLAQQKLYLPRLNKQYLISSGKNGIGETENSGKTPRGWHKIAEKFGQNAPLNSVFVARQATGEIYNPQLAAEFPQRDWILTRILWLSGLEAGFNQGEGCDTYQRYIYIHGTPETEKMGEPLSHGCIRMRNPEVAELFDLISEDALVYISEQALDLGRLNVSKSE; encoded by the coding sequence ATGAATACCTTGCATCTGGATCAAGCCGATATCCTGATTGATCTTGCCCAACAAAAACTGTATCTGCCCCGTCTAAACAAGCAATATCTGATTTCCAGTGGCAAAAATGGCATTGGTGAAACTGAAAATAGTGGCAAGACTCCTCGTGGCTGGCACAAGATTGCTGAAAAGTTTGGTCAGAATGCTCCCTTAAATAGTGTATTTGTCGCACGTCAGGCGACGGGTGAAATTTATAATCCCCAATTGGCGGCAGAATTCCCGCAGCGGGACTGGATCCTGACGCGCATTTTATGGCTGAGTGGCCTTGAAGCGGGTTTTAATCAAGGCGAGGGCTGCGATACCTATCAGCGTTATATCTATATTCATGGCACCCCAGAAACCGAAAAGATGGGAGAGCCGCTGTCGCACGGCTGTATCCGTATGCGTAATCCGGAGGTCGCTGAATTATTTGACCTGATCAGTGAAGATGCACTGGTCTATATTTCAGAACAGGCATTAGATCTGGGCAGGCTGAATGTTTCGAAAAGCGAATAA
- a CDS encoding YdcF family protein, whose product MLNQLKRSLSLISGLILCINSVWLLSQGQRHFAIALSIFIGVALILYALFFSSIQRWKQNSRFRTLFWNSLWGGFLFWIISVAAFFVYIQMSINPNIPARPAAAILVLGSGINQGQPSPILKNRLDTAAKYAERYPNTLIIMTGGRNFRERQSEAEVMQSYIYTNYPQLKNPISLEDQSRSTQQNLQYSQAILKQQHIDRNEPIAIVTSDFHSPRARAIARHQGYQQVISLSASTPQNVRYNSWLREYFALISGWLLNEYSLFQ is encoded by the coding sequence ATGCTCAATCAACTTAAACGAAGTCTTAGCCTGATCTCTGGCTTGATCCTATGTATCAATAGCGTCTGGTTACTGAGCCAAGGTCAGAGGCATTTTGCTATTGCCCTGTCGATCTTCATTGGGGTGGCACTCATCCTGTACGCCTTATTTTTTTCATCTATTCAGCGCTGGAAACAGAATTCCCGATTCAGAACCTTGTTCTGGAACAGTCTCTGGGGCGGATTTTTATTCTGGATAATCAGTGTCGCGGCTTTCTTTGTTTATATCCAGATGTCAATCAACCCGAATATTCCGGCACGACCTGCTGCAGCGATTTTAGTATTAGGCAGTGGCATTAATCAGGGTCAGCCCTCACCCATCTTAAAAAATCGTCTGGATACCGCAGCAAAATATGCAGAACGATATCCAAATACTTTAATCATTATGACCGGTGGACGAAATTTCCGGGAGAGACAGAGCGAAGCTGAAGTCATGCAAAGTTATATCTACACGAACTATCCGCAGCTCAAAAACCCCATTAGCTTAGAAGATCAAAGCAGAAGTACCCAACAGAACCTGCAATATTCTCAGGCAATCCTAAAACAGCAACATATTGATCGAAATGAGCCCATTGCGATTGTCACTAGCGATTTTCATAGCCCTCGTGCCCGTGCCATTGCCAGACATCAGGGTTATCAACAAGTCATCAGCCTGAGTGCCAGCACACCCCAGAATGTTCGCTATAATTCCTGGTTACGCGAATATTTTGCTTTGATAAGTGGCTGGCTACTGAATGAATATTCATTGTTCCAATAA
- a CDS encoding hybrid sensor histidine kinase/response regulator — MKEILKNLVETTTLPEDSYLDQDAEILEIFVEEIEEIFVELNALFPEWLSNPDHQENLKTIRRHFHTLKGSGRMVGAKSAGEMAWAVEDTLNRVLSGSIQLTPTVQKFAQAVLNVYQYALYPKFKHVQQLDLDLRPMVLLGQQLQQQISPEPALEELLALAVHLTAEGQMTGLELADNEPSEAELTVAPVEVPVRSDIEETVAIFIEEAEEHLDTIATFLRTEDEKSQDYNALIRAIHTLRGSSSMAQIDQIFEASSKVEHLFKTLLQDEIVSTSKETALLIQYAEFVSDYLHLLRQGNTAKLDAVYATFERVWNDYGFAVTETNSIQTQGLVSKLVELDIDLLLDAEFEFDKRAQVDYPEYIQALSQQAAELLAHTESRAAQGIHEFTADLKLAYDALLEKPVLLNSDYAYELFAQAHQEFIHLFDTLAAGQRVILNDEIQKILSELSAFVQQDLEIFAEDTSSQNIELSSETAQAAETVAPGSVDFAGLSQRIAADRQQQQSTETNRDFDEELLSIFLEEADELLAGIDEDLNTWSKKQDDTTSLNNLMRHLHTLKGGANMIAASHIGLIAHELESIYERVIRQQIAVTPALIQIIRLVQDNISDRIQSIREDGIDYPAPEAIAILQNIQALVSGQAVAAAESANAGVEVAEVEATSIPEPQLEESATTEQPATDLAEAEELLEILESPEATEDTPVERSEEDQLKSIVEESFLEESEEILANAEKLLNQWFDQRSDRSLLLQLQRAAHSIKGGARMIDVEEVASIAYELETTFEQFAVYQFNSNAYDGLLQKTLVWLRQAIFQRDYSGFEPLHSSLKKIAYVDVTAQLPERLAKTDNLVVSTDFGFVEGDGTEPPQMMGEWANSGTSDSNNEMIRISADLVEKMIDLSGENSINRSRIEMDLGQLGNTLNEMELAIKRLADQLRRMEGELESQIIAKHGSENSRYADFDPLEMDQYSSLNQLSKSLAESASDLVDFKSTLADKIRETEGLLLQQSRIQAEIQESLMRTRLVPFDRMLPRLQRIVRQTSTTLNRPAELIVQNTEGELDRNILERLVTPFEHMLRNAIDHGLEDTTDRIALNKPEVGSIVLNISRQGTDVIVSFSDDGKGINAEKIREKALSLDLIKADQVIDQEEILQFIFHPGFSTAKAVTQISGRGVGLDVVQSEIKSLGGHVSVSSELGKGTVFTIRVPTTVAVSDALMVKVGDQQYAISLAQIDRIVRIAPTTLESYFNSKDDYFKIDGANYKLRYLSEFVGNQPIPRLNNVGHSLPVLLIKGNSGQTIALLVDQLVGSRAQIVVKPIGQQFANVGVVAGATILGDGQVCLILDGQNVARQIQATQRVKQLNDQRDGSRNSNARRLVMIVDDSVTVRKVTSRLLERQGYDIVTAKDGVDAIEQLENVRPDLMLLDIEMPRMDGFEVTNLVRHHDIHRDLPIIMITSRTGEKHRERAFSLGVTHYMGKPFQEAELLANIQQLIAEKQG; from the coding sequence ATGAAAGAAATATTAAAAAATTTAGTTGAAACGACAACGCTTCCTGAAGATAGTTATCTTGACCAAGATGCAGAAATTCTTGAAATTTTTGTTGAGGAAATCGAAGAGATCTTCGTTGAGTTAAATGCTTTATTTCCAGAATGGTTGAGCAATCCAGATCATCAAGAAAATCTGAAGACCATTCGCCGCCATTTTCACACCCTGAAAGGTTCAGGCCGCATGGTCGGGGCAAAATCGGCAGGGGAAATGGCCTGGGCGGTTGAAGATACCTTAAACCGGGTTTTGTCCGGTTCGATTCAGCTAACACCGACGGTACAGAAATTTGCCCAAGCGGTACTGAATGTCTATCAATATGCTTTATATCCAAAATTCAAACATGTACAGCAATTGGATCTCGACCTGCGTCCAATGGTGCTCTTGGGACAACAATTACAACAACAAATTTCGCCTGAGCCTGCATTGGAAGAATTACTGGCATTGGCAGTTCATTTGACTGCTGAAGGTCAGATGACAGGTCTTGAGCTTGCAGACAATGAGCCAAGTGAAGCTGAGCTAACAGTAGCGCCAGTAGAAGTACCGGTTCGCAGTGATATCGAAGAAACTGTGGCGATCTTTATTGAAGAAGCAGAAGAGCATCTGGATACGATTGCCACCTTCCTTCGCACTGAAGATGAAAAATCACAAGATTATAATGCGCTGATTCGTGCGATTCATACTTTGCGCGGCAGTTCATCCATGGCGCAGATTGACCAGATTTTTGAGGCCAGCTCTAAAGTGGAGCATCTGTTCAAAACCCTGCTGCAAGATGAAATTGTCTCAACCTCAAAAGAAACTGCTTTACTGATTCAGTATGCCGAGTTTGTCAGTGACTATCTGCATTTGCTACGTCAGGGCAATACTGCAAAACTGGATGCGGTATATGCCACCTTTGAGCGTGTCTGGAATGATTATGGCTTTGCAGTTACTGAAACCAATAGTATTCAGACGCAAGGCTTGGTGTCCAAACTGGTTGAGCTGGATATTGATCTGTTATTGGATGCCGAGTTTGAATTTGATAAACGCGCCCAAGTCGATTATCCGGAATATATTCAGGCACTCAGCCAGCAGGCTGCAGAATTGCTGGCACATACAGAAAGCCGGGCAGCGCAAGGCATTCATGAATTCACTGCCGACCTGAAATTGGCTTATGATGCGCTGCTTGAAAAGCCAGTGCTGCTAAACAGCGATTATGCTTATGAACTGTTCGCACAGGCGCATCAGGAATTTATTCATTTATTTGATACCTTGGCCGCAGGACAGCGCGTCATTCTGAATGATGAGATTCAAAAAATACTCAGCGAACTGTCTGCATTTGTGCAGCAGGATCTCGAGATATTTGCTGAAGATACTAGCAGTCAGAATATTGAGCTAAGCTCAGAGACTGCGCAGGCGGCTGAAACTGTCGCGCCTGGCAGTGTCGATTTTGCTGGTTTGAGTCAACGCATCGCTGCAGATCGTCAGCAGCAGCAAAGTACTGAAACCAACCGTGATTTTGATGAAGAATTATTAAGTATCTTCCTGGAAGAAGCGGATGAATTGCTCGCAGGCATTGATGAAGATCTGAATACCTGGAGCAAAAAACAGGATGATACGACTTCACTGAACAATCTGATGCGTCATTTGCATACCTTAAAAGGTGGTGCAAACATGATTGCAGCTTCGCATATCGGTTTGATTGCGCATGAACTGGAAAGTATTTATGAGCGGGTGATCCGTCAGCAAATTGCCGTGACACCTGCTTTAATCCAAATTATTCGCCTAGTACAGGACAACATTTCCGATCGTATTCAATCGATTCGGGAAGACGGTATTGATTATCCTGCACCAGAAGCGATTGCGATTCTGCAAAATATTCAGGCGCTGGTGTCTGGACAAGCTGTTGCTGCTGCGGAGAGCGCGAACGCTGGAGTTGAAGTTGCAGAGGTCGAAGCGACATCAATTCCTGAACCGCAACTTGAAGAGTCAGCAACGACTGAACAGCCTGCAACTGATCTGGCTGAAGCTGAAGAATTACTGGAAATCTTGGAATCTCCTGAGGCTACTGAAGACACACCAGTAGAACGTTCTGAAGAAGACCAACTGAAATCCATTGTTGAAGAATCTTTCCTGGAAGAATCCGAAGAGATTCTGGCCAATGCCGAGAAGCTCCTCAATCAATGGTTTGATCAGCGTAGTGACCGTAGTTTATTGCTGCAATTACAGCGTGCTGCCCACAGTATCAAGGGCGGCGCACGTATGATTGATGTTGAAGAAGTGGCCAGTATTGCCTATGAGCTAGAAACGACTTTTGAACAGTTTGCGGTCTATCAATTTAACTCGAATGCCTATGATGGCTTATTGCAGAAAACGCTGGTCTGGTTAAGACAGGCGATTTTCCAGCGCGACTATAGCGGTTTTGAGCCGCTTCACAGCAGTCTGAAAAAGATTGCTTATGTGGATGTTACTGCGCAATTGCCTGAGCGTCTGGCGAAAACAGATAATCTTGTAGTCAGCACCGACTTCGGCTTTGTTGAAGGTGATGGTACTGAACCGCCACAGATGATGGGTGAATGGGCGAATAGCGGTACCAGCGATAGTAATAACGAAATGATCCGTATCTCTGCTGATCTGGTCGAGAAGATGATTGACCTGTCCGGTGAGAACTCGATTAACCGTTCGCGTATCGAGATGGACCTGGGTCAGTTGGGCAATACCTTGAACGAGATGGAACTGGCGATCAAGCGTCTTGCCGATCAGTTACGTCGAATGGAAGGCGAGCTGGAATCACAGATTATTGCCAAACATGGTTCAGAGAATTCGCGTTATGCCGACTTTGACCCGCTGGAAATGGACCAGTATTCGTCGCTCAACCAGCTGTCCAAATCACTGGCAGAATCTGCATCGGATTTGGTCGACTTCAAGAGTACGCTTGCCGACAAGATTCGCGAAACCGAAGGACTGTTATTGCAACAATCCCGTATTCAGGCCGAGATTCAGGAAAGCCTGATGCGTACCCGTCTGGTCCCATTTGACCGGATGTTGCCGCGTTTACAGCGTATCGTGCGCCAAACCTCGACTACCTTGAACCGTCCTGCAGAACTGATCGTACAGAATACCGAAGGTGAACTGGACCGTAATATTCTCGAGCGTCTGGTCACCCCATTTGAGCATATGCTGCGTAACGCGATTGACCATGGTCTGGAAGATACGACAGATCGTATCGCACTGAACAAGCCGGAAGTCGGTTCTATTGTCTTGAACATCAGCCGTCAGGGAACCGATGTAATCGTGTCCTTTAGTGATGATGGTAAGGGGATTAATGCAGAGAAGATTCGTGAAAAAGCGCTGAGTCTGGATCTGATCAAAGCGGATCAAGTCATTGATCAGGAAGAAATCCTGCAATTTATCTTCCATCCTGGTTTCAGTACCGCGAAAGCAGTCACCCAGATTTCTGGTCGTGGTGTCGGTCTGGACGTGGTACAAAGCGAGATCAAATCGCTGGGCGGTCATGTGTCAGTGAGTTCGGAACTGGGCAAGGGCACGGTCTTTACGATTCGCGTACCGACGACCGTAGCGGTCAGCGATGCCTTGATGGTGAAAGTGGGCGATCAGCAATATGCGATTTCTCTGGCGCAGATTGACCGAATCGTGCGTATTGCGCCGACCACATTGGAAAGCTATTTCAACAGTAAAGATGACTATTTCAAGATCGATGGCGCAAACTATAAGTTGCGTTATCTGTCTGAGTTTGTTGGCAACCAGCCGATTCCACGTCTTAATAATGTTGGACATTCATTGCCGGTGCTGTTGATCAAAGGAAATAGTGGTCAGACCATTGCCTTACTGGTCGATCAGCTGGTTGGTTCACGAGCGCAGATTGTAGTGAAACCGATTGGACAGCAGTTTGCCAATGTCGGAGTGGTGGCTGGTGCCACGATTCTGGGTGATGGTCAGGTCTGTCTGATTCTCGATGGACAGAATGTTGCCCGCCAGATTCAGGCGACACAGCGTGTCAAACAGCTGAATGATCAGCGTGATGGTTCGCGTAATTCCAATGCACGTCGTCTGGTGATGATTGTCGATGACTCGGTGACTGTACGTAAAGTGACGTCGCGTCTGCTGGAACGTCAAGGCTATGATATTGTCACTGCCAAAGATGGCGTAGATGCGATCGAACAGCTCGAAAACGTCAGACCGGATCTGATGTTGCTGGATATCGAAATGCCACGTATGGACGGTTTCGAAGTGACCAATCTGGTTCGTCACCATGATATTCACCGTGACTTGCCGATTATCATGATTACCTCACGTACCGGTGAGAAGCATCGTGAACGTGCATTCAGCCTGGGCGTAACGCATTATATGGGTAAACCGTTCCAGGAAGCGGAACTGCTGGCCAATATCCAACAACTCATTGCTGAAAAACAGGGGTAA
- a CDS encoding DUF1853 family protein → MPFSNLNQNLVEAWQRYQHPLVRQLAFAVGSPNILSHIPDELELIHRFELHDSQIWQQHLSRYHLRLEFLDQHPEELIEFVQQLKSTRLGLRFEMLVWFWLLDDAYHPYRLLGHSLQKIEGAKTLGELDFLLLNTATEQIEHWEVALKYYLAEADFSLPHWYGLNRTDTLIRKMKHFTQKQFQFDEALQHPIQKRYCVLKGQLYLPTHHADQPIPSWINTERRLGLWGQHIPAAQHGFYRLQRHEWIYPQARPSSSAAIWWTDGLYKKLDSNDFYMYRNPVLIQHPSHKPL, encoded by the coding sequence ATGCCCTTTTCCAATTTAAACCAAAATCTTGTAGAAGCATGGCAACGTTATCAACATCCTCTGGTGCGTCAACTGGCATTTGCTGTTGGCAGTCCGAATATCCTGTCCCATATTCCAGATGAACTTGAGCTCATACATCGCTTTGAGTTGCATGACAGCCAGATCTGGCAGCAACATCTTAGCCGTTATCATCTACGTTTAGAGTTTCTTGATCAGCACCCAGAAGAATTAATTGAATTTGTGCAGCAACTGAAAAGCACGCGTTTAGGGCTGCGTTTTGAAATGCTGGTCTGGTTCTGGTTGCTTGATGATGCTTACCATCCCTATCGGCTGCTTGGCCATAGTCTGCAAAAAATTGAAGGCGCCAAAACCTTGGGTGAGCTGGATTTTCTGCTATTGAATACTGCTACAGAACAGATTGAACATTGGGAAGTAGCACTGAAATATTATCTGGCCGAAGCCGATTTTAGTCTGCCGCATTGGTATGGCCTGAACCGCACCGATACTTTAATCAGAAAAATGAAACATTTCACACAAAAACAATTCCAGTTTGATGAGGCTTTGCAGCATCCCATTCAAAAACGGTATTGCGTCCTGAAGGGACAGCTGTATTTGCCTACACATCATGCCGATCAGCCAATTCCCTCATGGATCAATACCGAGCGTCGTCTGGGCTTATGGGGACAGCATATTCCTGCTGCACAGCACGGTTTCTATCGTCTGCAACGACATGAATGGATTTATCCGCAAGCCCGGCCGAGCAGTTCAGCTGCGATTTGGTGGACGGATGGACTTTATAAAAAACTCGATAGCAATGACTTTTATATGTATCGCAATCCGGTGCTGATTCAGCATCCTTCGCATAAGCCCCTATAA
- a CDS encoding entericidin A/B family lipoprotein yields MMKKILAASLMMAFVLTGCNTVKGMGKDVSKAGDAVTNTAEKTSDEIRQN; encoded by the coding sequence ATGATGAAAAAAATTCTTGCTGCTTCATTAATGATGGCTTTTGTATTGACTGGCTGTAACACCGTAAAAGGCATGGGCAAAGATGTGTCTAAGGCTGGCGATGCGGTAACCAATACTGCTGAAAAAACCTCTGACGAAATCCGTCAAAACTAG
- the dapE gene encoding succinyl-diaminopimelate desuccinylase → MSSSATLDLSLQLLRQPSVTPIDHDCQNIMAERLKKIGFNIESMRFEDVDNIWARKGTEGPVFCFAGHTDVVPTGNLDAWNSDPFLPEIREGKLYGRGSADMKTALAAMVVATERFVEKYPNHKGSIAYLITSDEEGPSINGTVKVIETLEARNEKITWCLVGEPSSTNKLGDIVKNGRRGSLNANLTVKGKQGHVAYPHLAVNPIHTASKAIAELCDTVWDHGNEYFPATTFQISNINSGTGATNVVPGTMNLLCNWRYSTEVTAEELKARTLEILDRHGVDYDISWTLSGLPFLTPVGELVNAAKTAILNVTGTETELSTSGGTSDGRFIAPTGAQVLELGVLNATIHQINEHVDIADLEPLAEIYEQILVNLLAN, encoded by the coding sequence ATGAGCTCTTCCGCTACCCTCGATTTAAGCCTGCAACTATTACGTCAGCCTTCTGTCACACCGATTGATCATGACTGCCAGAACATCATGGCTGAACGTTTAAAGAAGATTGGTTTCAATATTGAATCCATGCGCTTTGAAGATGTAGATAATATCTGGGCACGCAAAGGCACAGAAGGTCCGGTCTTCTGTTTCGCTGGCCATACCGATGTCGTGCCAACAGGGAATCTGGATGCCTGGAACTCAGATCCTTTTTTACCAGAAATCCGTGAAGGCAAACTTTATGGTCGTGGCAGTGCCGACATGAAGACGGCTTTGGCAGCCATGGTAGTTGCAACAGAACGTTTTGTTGAAAAATATCCGAATCACAAAGGTTCTATTGCCTACCTGATTACTTCAGATGAAGAAGGTCCATCGATTAACGGCACGGTGAAAGTGATTGAAACACTGGAAGCGCGTAATGAGAAAATTACCTGGTGTCTGGTCGGTGAACCGTCAAGCACTAACAAACTAGGTGATATTGTTAAAAATGGCCGTCGTGGGTCTTTGAATGCCAATCTCACAGTCAAAGGCAAACAGGGTCATGTGGCTTATCCGCATCTGGCCGTGAATCCGATTCATACCGCCTCTAAAGCGATTGCTGAACTGTGCGACACAGTCTGGGATCATGGCAACGAATATTTCCCGGCGACGACCTTCCAGATTTCCAATATCAATTCGGGTACAGGCGCAACCAATGTTGTTCCCGGCACCATGAACCTATTGTGCAACTGGCGTTATTCAACTGAAGTGACCGCCGAAGAACTCAAAGCACGTACTTTAGAAATTCTGGATCGTCATGGTGTGGACTATGACATTTCTTGGACTTTATCTGGCCTGCCTTTCCTGACGCCAGTTGGTGAACTAGTAAATGCAGCTAAAACCGCCATTCTGAATGTGACGGGGACTGAAACTGAACTATCGACTTCGGGCGGTACCTCAGATGGCCGCTTTATTGCCCCTACCGGCGCACAGGTACTGGAACTTGGCGTATTGAATGCCACGATTCATCAGATCAATGAACATGTCGATATTGCAGACTTAGAGCCATTGGCTGAAATCTATGAGCAGATTCTCGTGAATTTACTCGCCAATTAA
- a CDS encoding DUF2750 domain-containing protein, which produces MRNPYQRKAATKSQKTAFDPQQLYKQYIEAIVANAGIFALYQDGWALCATPTGQRAFACWQSKGLARLLIKDNWENYEIQEIGLKDFVEKVIPFLRQESTIVSLDLTPEGQNILVAPEKLLLDIKNYLYQIYVQKPELFKNPDMPLPRQIRLN; this is translated from the coding sequence ATGAGAAATCCCTATCAGCGCAAAGCCGCGACCAAATCCCAAAAAACTGCTTTCGATCCTCAACAGCTTTATAAGCAATATATTGAAGCCATTGTTGCTAATGCTGGCATTTTTGCACTCTATCAGGATGGGTGGGCCTTATGTGCCACGCCGACCGGACAACGCGCATTTGCCTGTTGGCAAAGTAAAGGTCTGGCTCGACTGTTGATTAAAGACAATTGGGAAAATTACGAGATTCAGGAAATTGGTCTCAAGGATTTTGTAGAGAAAGTCATTCCCTTTTTACGTCAGGAAAGTACCATTGTTTCGCTTGACCTGACCCCGGAAGGGCAGAATATTCTGGTGGCACCGGAAAAATTATTACTTGATATTAAAAATTATCTGTATCAGATCTATGTACAAAAGCCGGAACTGTTTAAAAATCCGGATATGCCTTTGCCTAGGCAGATCCGTTTAAATTAA